The Ziziphus jujuba cultivar Dongzao chromosome 1, ASM3175591v1 genome segment ggtatctctggtggatctatctccaaagccaaatccaatttcatgaaagtcaaattcataactaaggttttcttccatttctgataatttgtcccatccaatttcatcatggcagtcatgggtagaaggtttggggtgctactagctgtaaaaatagtaaacaacaagacattcaaaaaatttaagacaattcaattactattttccagcccctcaacacaaaaacacaaacataaatatcgcttaaggtctttgtagcactaaagatacccttacgcgggccagggacagtcaaccaaataaccacaatcaaatgcattgaactgaatcaccgacagggcaactcagaacctgcaatacatggcatttaattaacttccactgccattccagacgttatacaaagcaactagaacagggtagcttaattacccgtatagaccctggttaataagtgggagaaaaataacatattggcaatttcatgaaataggcaaatataaaacatcccatccactatgccaatatacattacattggtacacataatgtagataaaataagtctcacgacaggtgagtacctaaaatcccacactactataccaactaggcacaaagcctctttgggtaagctcacacaatccaatttttcaatcacaaatatttaatttaatttaataaaattagaatgtgataattaaacaaataaacaaacaataaataaataaattgaacaattgaatcactaaattaattaataaataaacaacaaataaatcaataaaaaaaataagttttttttttggcctgctgacgtcatctgctgacgtcagcaaacgacgtgtcgtgctgACGTCCTCAGTTAGCCCAAACGGCACGTCGTTCGTGCCTTCTTCTTCACCCAACCGGGTCACGGGTGACCCGGTTCCAGTCCAAACGGGTCACGCGACCCGCTAGTCTTACTCGGCCATATCTCACCGTTCCGGCCACCGTTTCCGACGATACCGGCGGCGTTAGTTTCATCTTCCCTTGGGCAACGTTTCccacaaatcaatttgattcaaaaccaacccaaaataaacaTGCAAGCAAGGTTTATATTCGGCCATGGAAGTTTCAAAATCAACAGTTTTTACAAGGTTTTGAACCAAATTGATTAATCTAATTCACTCCATTCAAACTGAAAAACAATTTCCAAGTTAACCCAGAtcataaattcatacaaaacaaattttctccaaaattttggaaaacaaataCACGCccgatatttacaatttttttttttaaaggattttcatatccaattagaaataataaacaatataaaacacaataaagaagaatttttcacCATACCTAGGTCTTAAttcgaactaaaacaaaaaattcacataatttgCACAAACCCAATATAAACCCGTTATTgcacaagagaagagaaattaatcaataaaattccaTCCTTAAAATTTGGATCTCCAAACAAGCCGTAAACACAGATGAATATCATATATTGGATTTCAAGAAACAAGCATGTAATAGCAGAATCACAAGGAcgagagaataattataaaataaatatcatgtcaTCAATATACAGGATAAAAGTTCAATGGCCGCATatcaatataacaacaaatttcaaaataatttattacgtatattaaccatgctctgataccaattgttagaaattttatggatctaaatatacataataaattccataaatcataaattactaacatCCAAATACAgttattgataaattagatctttaatcctgcaaaatagaaacaacgtaaagtagtgcttATGGACACACTagtctcaaaccactctcaaatttctgaaaaccctaatctctaaatactgtatggtattgttgatgtctgcttgccctagatcctttaaatagtctctgcaagtcagacttatccattaattttgacacacataaaataataataatttgataatataattatactaggaaaaatatggataagtcaatgggtttataaagagagttggtcctctagtccaatgggccaactggagtcttatagagagtgtgtgaccaaagaccctactacaaaataataaaataagccaatctcattaatggcataaataggccctgtaagtgagtaactgattatgccaagtccacaaatgttaatttaattcaacagaATAAGCTTGAAAGAGAGTGAAGTGAACCACGGATGTGGCGGCACAAACGCTTCCTTCATTGTTCTAGGAATTAGAGTTAGGAGCATCATTTGAAGCCCTTAAAGGCGTCCTTTAATCTCTGAAGAAATGACAAGCAGCTCCAGACAATAAGAAGAAGTCTTTAGACCCAGTCATACCGTATGAAGCCACTTTTGTTGAGTATAGAGTTCCAAAGAAGTAAAAGGTTTATTAGGGATCACCACTCCTCATCTTTTTCAATGATCTTTGAAAAAATCACCAAAATCTTTggaaaaataccaaaacaaagaATAATATTTTGGAATAAGACAtgaattagaaatttttttaaattttatctattGAGATAAAAGATATCTAATATAAACAGTCTATACATGTAAAGTTATCTAATGTGGCtgatactaattaattaattaattaattacagcAGAGCGTATGAAAATGGTTTACATTTTAAGTCCTATACAAGGCATATTGGCTAGCTATATATTCCAATAATTATTACCATAATTCTTTCAGGGGGAAAAATGATTAGATAACGccaaaatttgattaatatagTCAAGCCTTAAAAGAATTAACGCGTGAAGACTTACAAAAGAGAATCTTTTGTCCTCAAAAGTCTGCCCCACCGATTTTTAGCAGGACTAAAAGTTTTCATACCTGTTTTATATtcgcaaacaaatcaaattagaaaaattttaattctagaaaaattataaattgggTTTTAAGAGTTGACGGAAAGTacaaaataagtaataaatatatttttaagaaattaaaaagcaaaaaaataagacaattatattttgataaaaactacTAAGTATCccgataaaaataataaagtttatattaataatatagttCCTAAGAGGGAACTAAAGCTTTATTCTTCACTGAGACTGTTTACTTTTCCTGTAATATTAATCTCTAAAATTCTTAGTTGCATATAAATGTAAAAGAGCAAAGGGAAATGTCATGCGTAAGTAGAAGATAGCTTGTTACGTTGATTTTATAAAACAGAAGAAGGTTCCAATCATGGATACGTATACTACTCATATAAATCttgacatataaaatatatatcctaACATTCCATCTCAAACGCATATAAACAATGcaaataaataacatatgaGCTAAGCTCAACAGCTTTGTCCATAAAAtcgaatagaaaatataaacagTCAATTTTCTACATCAACTACAGTTTATAGGTTTTAGGAACAcaagataaatattttgaaaaaggcTAACAAAAAACATGGCAGTGTACTTGTAAAACAGTTTGAGGCAATCAACACAATTTAAGAAAAAGTATTATTTCTCAACAATCAAATAACATATAAAACCTTACTCGACAGCAAGTAGCAAATGAATAAAATACTCTCCAAATTCAATCAAGAATATCTAAATAGAATAACTCGTATGTAATAATGGTGAAACCTTTGGTTAAATACAATAACTCATAACAAGTAGCCATTTACAAGATCACTTGCCATAAGtaagaaaacataaataataaaatcttttcGGCAAAACTGAAAATTTTCACTGTTGCAAAGAagatattcatttatatatctatatatataggcatATGTAGAGGTTTAAACTCTTTACAGATCCATTGCATAGAGCATTTATCATGTAATAATTCCGAAAAGTGCTCCAATAATTGCAATTAGAAATTACAATACAAATGCTGTTAGTTCGTTTCCAACACTAAATTTGTTGAGTTCCCAATAATACACCAAGTTTACAGAAAAATACAATAGAAAATTAACAAAGATACGAGATTTTAATATAATCAACCCTTGAATTgttcaaagaaaattttaatataatataatctgGTAATCGGtctattttgaatatatatatatatatattttttttttacttcctcTTTGAAGGAATGATAATCGGTTGCCAAGAGCCAAGTGCTTTCACTGAATATCTTGGGTGTCTTTCTAGATTTTCTCCAGTTAAATCTCTTGGGTAGTTTGTTGGCCACTGCTTGAGGTAGATGGGTGCCGACTAAAATCACTACTGGGCCCACTGCCCTCACTAAAGGTTTGCTCTTGGCTCACCATCAGTGCCAGTTTTTGGAACTTTTTCAAGTCTTCCTTGTATTGGCTAGCTTTGTAGGTTGTGCTTCCATATGAGTCAAATACCGTGCTGTTACCAGGTTTTACTTCCTCGTTTAAATCATTTAAAGCAACATTACCCCCCAGAGCTTGAACTATCTGCTTCGTAATAATGATAGGAAAGAAAAAGCACACAAGAATATTGAGCCTTGTATCAGTCACCCTCATATGCTAATATTGTAAAGTCTCAGCAATACACAATGATTTAGATACCTAATTAAGAACACTGAACCAGCATCCACAAGTTAATAAATTACCTGACTCATTCGTGGCCGGAGGCGGGCTGAATGACGCACACAAGCAGCAGCACAAGCTGCCATTCGGGTCATTTCACTGGAGTCATAGTCATTCTGCAACCTTGGATCAACAAGAGCATTAAAGTCGTCATTTTCCCGTGCTTGTACGAGCAAAGGCCTGGCCTGAATTTGATAACAATGTGTAGTATTATTTTCATGATATTGTAATCGATCACATACTCCATTGTGAAAGAAAAAACTAGCGCTTATAGGTAATTGAGAGAGAGAACTTGAACTGCAAAACCACTCAACATTGCACACTCTCCAGCGGTATAGATTTTCACTTCTAAAAGGTGTTCATGTTAATTACAAGTCGATTGTTACCCACAGAAGTATAAATCTAAAGGAAAAATTCGATTAAAGATCTATTCTACAAACACAAGAAATTGACATCATACGGATTCGTACTGATAAATTATGATGCATACCCACTCAACAATGCTATCATCAGCAAAGGGCTGAGCTTTAGCGATGGGTTGGCGTCCAGTAATCAACTCCAAAAGTACAACCCCAAAGGAGAAGACATCTGATCTATCAGTGAGTTTTCCACTAGATGCATATTCTGGAGCTAAGTAACTGTATTTGTTGGATTCAACATTTCAAAGAAGCTTAAGCAAATGATTACATACAGCACAGATTCTAGGTTTAAAAggtaaattaaaattgaatcaTACCCAAAAGTTCCCATGATCCTTGTGGAGACATGAGTATCAGAATCTGAAGAAAACTTAGCGAGTCCAAAATCCGCAACCTGCACAAAAGTTTGAAGTTTAACTTCTAGCATATAATATCGCATGGTAGAAGTAAGTAGCATTCAAGAACTAATTTAAAACAACTCCATAAGTCCATTTGGCAATCTACTTTAGCTCAAATACTACGTCTGCGCAAAAAGATATTCTGTGAAAATGTCCATGTCGACACAACCAATACGATATCAAAACTAGAcatcattttgaattttgatttggtGTGGGgacaagaaaagagaagaaaaaaggcACTAATAGCATGGATCTAAAGCCATAAGATCAATTTAGAAGTTCAAAATGGAGTACGTAATCACAATCTGGTTTTACAAAATATAATGAATCATATGAAAACACCATAGTTGTTACAAAGAATACCTTTGGCACAAAGTCATCTTCAAGAAGAATATTAGCTGCTTTAATGTCACGATGTATGATTTTGGGCTCACCTGAAGATGCATTTCGCTCAAAAGTGACATTCTGAGGACAAAATTTAAACTGATGTTTTTGCAACATATAAACCATATGCAGAGAAAACTTACAGTCCTCATGCAAATATGCCAGTCCTCTTGCAGAACCTAGAGCTATTTTCATTCTGGTTGGCCAGTTCATAGTCGGTCTCCCCTTACCTGCAATGTTGTTGTTTCTCTCATTAATCCCTTTAGCTGTAATGAAATGCTGAAAAATACATTAAGCTCCCTATTCAGACGGTAAAAAGTTCAAGTCTTAGTTCCTATAATATATTGGGCTTTAAGatctatttggaattttggttgTTAAAGGTATTCTGTCTGATAAATGGACAGTTTCTCATATAGTGGAATCATCAACTTTGTTCTCATTTCCTTTtgcattcttttttcttctttgttcagGGAGAAAATGCCAAGGCCAGTGGTAATAGGTAAGTGCTCACTATTATTATCTCTATTTGACCGGAAAAGCGAAGCAACAGGTAATAGTCACACCACCAGTACAATAAAGTCTAAACAAATATATGCTAATATTTCAGTTGGCGGCAAGGCCGATGCCTAATGCAAGTTGCAAGCTGTAGAAACTAATTAAGACAGGAAAACTCTTAACTAGAGATAAGAAGAAAATTTCCTTTCTATGCTGATCTACTTTTGAATAATTCAACATGTTCTGCAAATGCAAAGATGACTGATCTAGTAAAGAAAACGTTTTCTAGAGAACCAACAAAATTAAGCTAGTCACAGAAAAGACTTACCATGCAGATGAAATTCCAACGTCTTGTTTGGAACAAACTCATAAATAAGCAACCTCTCTTCCCCACtaatacaatagccaacaagtGAAACCAGATATCTATGATGGACACGACTAATGACCTCAACCTCAGACCGAAATTCTCGATCCCCTTGCGCACTCCCAGCTCTTAACTGCTTAATTGCAACCTGTTTTCCACTTGGAAGTATGCCTTTGTAGACAATTCCAAAACCACCTTGGCCAAGGACATTGGCAGGGGAGAAATTATCTGTTGCCATTGCTAGTTCTTCAGACGTAAAGGTGCTTTGCGAAAATCCGAAGGAAATGCCATGGgatagtggtggtggtggttcaGAGGCCAAGCTGATACTCTCTGAAGATGGAATTGGTCCACTTGAATTGAATCCTGGGGGAGAAGCAACTTTTTGCAATTGTTGATGTCGTCTTCCTGAAGATTCATCTGGATAAGCAGCAAGAAATTTTTTGGATAAGATGCACACATCATATATTATGTTCACTGGCAGCTCTACGAAAAACGCATAGATCATAGAAACAACTATTTCTAAGGCTTCtaagaacataaagaaaattgcaattgtaattaatctattcaatTAGCCAGGATTGATTATTTggtcaaaaattaatataattcagAAACACAAGCTATCCAAGTAAATCCACAAGTATGACATGCTTCTATAACTTATAAAGGTTCCAGCATTctgtatttataaaaattataaaaaattaaaaattaaaaaaaaaaaaaaaaaaaaaaaaagaaaaaggcaccaaaattttagaaataaccCCTTACTGAATAGCCACAAATCAAATATACAAATGCCGCTTcaataacaacaaaaaagaTGCGGTTTTTCAAAGAGGAAGGTTGGATGAAAGTGTGGTGTGAATCAGATGCCAGGGATGTGATTTTCTGAAATTGAACAACCCGAATTCTCAAAACACTCACTGGGCAGCAGAAGGAATATTCTCTGATATATTGCAAATGGAAAATAAGCTTCAGGACGTGTATTTTTCTTGGTCTCCCAGGAAAGATAATTTCTTGGCCCATTTTGTCTGTAACTGGTGTCTAAAATATGATATCGATGGTACCCTATCTGTGAATTCACTACCTAGTATTTTCTCCACCTTTGTAACCCAGGAGAGTGGCAGTATAGCCAACTCCTAATGCAGGCTGTAGCCTTTGGGgctttttggtttataaaaccttctattcagaaaaaataaaataaaaaataatgcggCAAGTTTTGTCGCCGCCGAGATTTTTCAGCATGTGTGGCGGACTGAATATCCTGACTGAGAGTCTGAGACTGAGAGGCGACGATTTCATCATATCATATCGCATGGTAACAGGTGGATGGTAACAAAGGAGTGGCATGTGGTGGACCACCTAATTTCCGATATTGATTGCCAATAACCAGTGACGTGGAGTATGTTCCCGATTCCGATTTGGTATCGGTATAATTTACAAAACCAAACAGTCTAAACCGTTGGATTTTTTCCACGTGTTAATTTGGAATTGGGACAACTTTTTCCATATTCCAAAATTGTTGGatttcataattataatttattattactgaAAGGTGGATTAACTTATAATCAATTGATCTTATAATTAGTTTAGCTAAAATCAGAATAACCGGTAGCTTTCTTGTGGCCGCTTTTGCTCCATTCTACCAGACAAACGTATAAGTCCAGGGTGGAGCCAGGATATTTAATTTATGGGgccaaatttgttttttttttaattaatatattttatatatttttgaaagattaatataatataacattaatATTGCGTCTCAAacaacgtatatatatatatatacataatttctAAAAGACATTACCAtaagttataaaatatatatatatatatatatatatattatataaaaataaaaaaaaaaaagcaaaaatcaaTGTAGTTACGTTTAAGTCTTTATGATTTGTTCTCACTAAACCTTTAAACTCACTTGAtgatcttttcattttcaatggTGTCTAACATTCTTTTCGGTATATATAACCAACCAATTATTCAGCCGTTTATCTGTTTATAGTTTTCAGACAgttatatcttttaatttatatgttagTATTAATATATTCATGTTAATAATTAGTTTCTAATAACTAAAGCTTTCcattttagccaaaaaataaaaaataaaacactagagcttacaaaattaaatttatattaaatagtgGAGATATTAACTTAGCTAaaccataattctttttttttttttttgataaagaatcataatttatttgatttagtcTTAGCTGTAACGATGAAGCACAGCAAAGTTTTAAATCTAAATTCGTTTTTCATAACATGGGTGATTAAGAAGGGCATGATCAGCCACGTTTTGAATCTTAtgcttatatatttaaaaaatacatttaaaaaaattgtagaaatgttttgtatattttaccttatttattttggagatgtttattagttatatttaagagttatatttaaaactaactcttaaatgtattttttaaatatatttttgatatgtCATAATTAATCACGTTCAT includes the following:
- the LOC107405243 gene encoding proline-rich receptor-like protein kinase PERK1, encoding MTISSPQASPPDPQSWPPPPYQSPDAPSGILEPELSPTYTPPSPPSSVDGRNGTLPTKLPPPLPPSPPRPPGKSVGLVVGVVGGGLIFVLGILILLCYWRRRRWSRTMKIEDGLGKPHADGEPPVQPQYESSGRRHQQLQKVASPPGFNSSGPIPSSESISLASEPPPPLSHGISFGFSQSTFTSEELAMATDNFSPANVLGQGGFGIVYKGILPSGKQVAIKQLRAGSAQGDREFRSEVEVISRVHHRYLVSLVGYCISGEERLLIYEFVPNKTLEFHLHGKGRPTMNWPTRMKIALGSARGLAYLHEDCEPKIIHRDIKAANILLEDDFVPKVADFGLAKFSSDSDTHVSTRIMGTFGYLAPEYASSGKLTDRSDVFSFGVVLLELITGRQPIAKAQPFADDSIVEWARPLLVQARENDDFNALVDPRLQNDYDSSEMTRMAACAAACVRHSARLRPRMSQIVQALGGNVALNDLNEEVKPGNSTVFDSYGSTTYKASQYKEDLKKFQKLALMVSQEQTFSEGSGPSSDFSRHPSTSSSGQQTTQEI